A single window of uncultured Pseudodesulfovibrio sp. DNA harbors:
- a CDS encoding peroxiredoxin → MAEKMMTYPAGELKPVDSVLKVSEGDMAPDFELPSTMDAKVRLSDYRGKKNVVLTFVPAAWTPVCSDQWPGYRLAMDLFKANNAELVGITVDNIPTQKAWIDAMGGLNFPVLSDFWPHGKVASEYGVLRSEGFTERALFVIDTKGVIRFIHVGDINKRPDLGMLMQALEKVNAE, encoded by the coding sequence ATGGCGGAGAAGATGATGACCTATCCCGCCGGAGAACTTAAACCGGTGGATTCCGTGCTCAAGGTCTCAGAAGGCGATATGGCACCGGATTTTGAATTGCCATCCACGATGGACGCGAAAGTGCGGTTGAGTGATTACCGTGGCAAAAAAAATGTGGTGCTGACCTTTGTGCCTGCCGCATGGACGCCTGTCTGTTCGGATCAGTGGCCGGGATATCGCCTCGCCATGGATTTGTTTAAGGCAAACAATGCGGAGCTTGTAGGTATCACCGTGGACAATATTCCTACCCAGAAAGCGTGGATTGATGCCATGGGTGGACTCAATTTTCCTGTGTTGTCCGACTTCTGGCCTCACGGCAAGGTGGCGTCGGAGTATGGTGTATTGCGTTCGGAAGGTTTTACGGAGCGCGCTTTGTTCGTGATCGATACCAAGGGCGTGATTCGTTTTATTCATGTGGGCGACATCAACAAACGTCCAGATCTAGGTATGCTCATGCAGGCTTTGGAAAAGGTGAACGCCGAGTAA
- a CDS encoding response regulator produces MKEKVLVIDDEQPTLKMFTLLLSAYGYEVLTAENGQEGVRIFKEKSPGLVMTDIKMPIMDGIEALKEIKKINPHTEVIVITGHGDMDLAIQALNLDATDFINKPLQREALEKALTRAGERLAITKNEESLVSLDDRPGAVVIGVRGNVSTHTIPHLAEALTKAKALNKPVMLIDFEENASINGAGITGLSELLKENRKQGVRIVLAGLSSNFKSVFEAVGITRYAELFDNGEEALAAQ; encoded by the coding sequence ATGAAAGAAAAAGTACTTGTCATAGACGACGAACAACCGACTCTCAAGATGTTCACGCTCCTGCTTTCAGCCTATGGGTATGAAGTGCTCACGGCAGAGAACGGACAGGAAGGGGTCAGGATTTTTAAAGAAAAAAGCCCCGGTCTGGTCATGACTGACATCAAAATGCCCATCATGGATGGCATTGAGGCTCTCAAGGAAATAAAGAAAATCAATCCGCACACAGAAGTTATTGTCATAACCGGTCACGGTGACATGGATCTGGCGATTCAGGCCTTGAATCTCGACGCCACGGATTTCATCAACAAACCGCTCCAACGCGAAGCTCTTGAAAAAGCACTGACTCGTGCAGGCGAAAGGCTCGCTATCACCAAAAACGAGGAGAGCCTTGTCTCGTTGGATGACCGTCCCGGAGCCGTGGTCATCGGCGTACGCGGAAATGTCTCCACGCATACCATTCCTCATTTAGCCGAGGCCCTGACCAAGGCCAAAGCTTTGAACAAACCCGTAATGCTCATCGATTTCGAAGAAAATGCATCCATTAATGGCGCCGGAATCACCGGACTGTCAGAACTACTCAAAGAGAATCGAAAACAAGGCGTACGCATTGTACTGGCAGGACTGTCCAGCAATTTCAAATCGGTCTTCGAAGCTGTGGGCATCACCCGCTATGCAGAACTCTTCGACAACGGGGAAGAAGCACTGGCTGCACAGTAG
- a CDS encoding ATP-binding protein: MTMARKLATRFDNIGLREKLLFSMLAAILFISVTIALVSRYILVSSLTHELEMRGFAIAHSVAERGGSYLLDNDVPKLLALIFDEGRLRQRKNLVAYIFIEDQHGEVLAHTLTRKLPDTLRGNTLPKDKHDSIKRLDLGGQEVYDLAAAINEGLYRIGTVHVGLNKSHIDSLVGKLRVAFLGFISAVVLITIFLSSWLSKYITKPISDLTRLSDEISRGNFDIPHHLIPDEDWDTSRCPAFTNTDLPCWHFDQSRSGEKPGEAHRKCADCAFYRKHALGDEVIQLGDSFRNMVWSIKLYRRRLRESEEKYRSLFDSGPDPIFVVECESGIIRDANPRTVELYGYSMEDLIGMKFLKLGPEHNLSCLEYFVEGGGGCVYFPKLLHYKQGGEPFFVNMHACPISYRGRHAIIIAVTDITELIEKDAQLIQAGKMKSLGEMSAGVAHEVNQPLNAIKMGSEFLSMMQEEGVEVPREDFLQVVKEISTQVDRAAEIINTLRSFGRKSDLIEEHVNLNQTVNAVLSILRRQFELDNIRFALDLDEQLPPILAHSNRLQQVIFNLVTNARDALNDISSPADGDDNRRIMIRTGAEEKTVFVEVEDTGSGIDEKDKRKIFEPFFTTKEAGQGMGLGLAITYGIVRDYGGDIRIDSKRDKGTVFRMEFPIASTRGETKA; the protein is encoded by the coding sequence ATGACCATGGCCAGAAAATTGGCTACCCGATTCGACAATATCGGCCTGCGAGAAAAACTTCTGTTTTCAATGCTTGCAGCCATTCTGTTCATCTCGGTAACCATTGCACTGGTTTCCAGATATATTCTCGTCAGCTCCCTGACGCATGAACTGGAAATGCGTGGTTTTGCCATTGCCCACTCCGTTGCCGAACGAGGCGGTTCGTATCTGCTGGACAACGACGTCCCCAAGTTGCTGGCCCTGATATTTGACGAAGGACGCCTTCGTCAGCGGAAAAATCTGGTCGCTTACATTTTCATTGAGGATCAGCATGGCGAGGTTTTGGCCCATACGCTAACACGAAAACTCCCAGACACCCTCCGTGGAAACACCCTGCCCAAAGACAAACACGATTCTATAAAACGTCTCGATCTGGGGGGACAGGAAGTATACGATCTCGCCGCCGCGATCAATGAAGGACTCTATCGTATAGGCACGGTTCACGTAGGACTGAACAAGAGTCATATCGACTCTTTGGTCGGTAAATTACGGGTGGCCTTCCTTGGTTTCATCTCCGCCGTGGTTTTGATCACCATCTTCCTCAGTTCCTGGCTTTCCAAGTATATAACCAAACCCATTTCAGACCTGACACGCCTGTCCGATGAAATCAGTCGCGGCAACTTTGACATACCGCATCATCTCATACCGGATGAAGACTGGGATACGTCCAGATGTCCGGCGTTCACCAATACAGATCTGCCATGCTGGCACTTCGACCAATCAAGAAGTGGCGAAAAGCCCGGTGAAGCGCATCGCAAATGCGCAGACTGTGCTTTCTATCGCAAACACGCTCTTGGCGATGAAGTCATTCAGCTCGGCGATTCATTCCGCAACATGGTCTGGTCCATCAAGCTTTATCGCCGAAGACTGCGCGAATCAGAAGAAAAATATCGGTCACTGTTCGACTCCGGCCCGGACCCAATCTTTGTCGTGGAATGTGAATCAGGTATCATCCGAGACGCCAACCCTCGCACCGTCGAACTCTATGGATACTCCATGGAAGACCTCATTGGCATGAAGTTCCTGAAACTTGGGCCTGAACACAATCTCAGCTGTCTGGAATATTTTGTGGAAGGCGGCGGAGGGTGTGTCTACTTCCCCAAGCTGCTCCACTACAAACAAGGTGGCGAACCGTTCTTCGTAAACATGCACGCCTGCCCTATTTCATACAGGGGACGACATGCCATCATCATTGCAGTCACAGATATCACGGAACTCATTGAAAAGGACGCCCAGCTGATTCAGGCAGGAAAGATGAAATCCCTTGGTGAGATGTCTGCGGGTGTGGCCCATGAGGTCAACCAGCCGCTCAATGCCATCAAGATGGGCAGTGAATTTCTTTCCATGATGCAAGAAGAAGGTGTCGAAGTTCCCAGAGAAGACTTCCTGCAGGTCGTAAAAGAAATTTCGACACAGGTCGACCGCGCCGCAGAAATTATCAACACGTTACGGTCTTTCGGCCGCAAATCAGACCTCATTGAGGAACACGTCAATCTCAATCAGACCGTGAACGCGGTTTTGTCCATCCTGCGTCGTCAATTCGAATTGGATAATATCCGCTTTGCCCTTGATTTGGATGAACAATTACCGCCAATACTGGCTCACTCAAACAGATTGCAACAGGTTATTTTCAATCTGGTGACCAATGCCCGGGACGCCTTAAACGACATTTCATCCCCGGCAGACGGTGACGATAACCGACGCATCATGATTCGTACTGGAGCCGAAGAAAAAACTGTCTTTGTCGAAGTCGAAGACACGGGGTCCGGTATTGATGAAAAAGACAAACGGAAAATTTTTGAACCATTCTTCACCACCAAAGAAGCCGGACAGGGCATGGGCCTCGGCTTAGCCATAACATACGGCATCGTCAGGGATTATGGTGGAGACATTCGCATTGATAGTAAACGCGACAAAGGTACGGTTTTCCGCATGGAATTCCCAATAGCCAGTACGCGAGGAGAAACCAAGGCATGA
- a CDS encoding ABC transporter substrate-binding protein, which yields MQTRLWTLIFLCLPLIFGMGGCNSSDKSSATGSTSPGVTDSQIVLGSSLALTGHAGYLGTQTLRGAEAYIRSVNANGGVHGRSIKIKAVDDSYDPPKCLANTQKFIIDNDVFALFCYVGTPTTVKALPLVEEARIPLVGMFTGANVLRQPFNRYVVNIRASYYQETKDAVRHMIKDLGLRKIAVFYQYDTYGFDGLIGAELALKEFNLEPVARGWYIRGTEDIDEGLEKIRQSGAEAVVMIGTYDACARFINKAGERDYTPAFYTVSFVGAEELARRITTDAPVKVLMSQVVPPPIINPDNDIDAASEYVTLLNQYFPNDTPSFVGLEGFLNARIMVEGLQKAGRFLTREKFIDAIESIRDFKLGPGMSITYGPYDRQGLEAIHFTRLQDGRFMPFSDWKGLKQELEVMP from the coding sequence ATGCAAACCCGACTATGGACACTCATATTCCTCTGCTTACCTCTCATATTTGGTATGGGCGGATGCAATTCCTCGGATAAATCCTCGGCCACAGGATCGACATCTCCCGGAGTGACCGACAGCCAAATCGTTCTCGGCTCTTCTCTGGCCCTGACAGGCCATGCGGGGTATCTTGGCACACAGACTCTACGCGGGGCCGAAGCCTATATTCGCTCCGTTAATGCCAATGGCGGCGTGCATGGTCGTTCCATCAAGATCAAAGCCGTGGACGATTCCTATGATCCACCCAAATGCCTTGCCAACACGCAAAAATTCATCATCGACAACGATGTCTTTGCCCTCTTCTGCTATGTGGGTACACCGACCACGGTCAAGGCTCTGCCTTTGGTTGAAGAAGCACGCATACCACTGGTGGGGATGTTCACCGGAGCCAACGTCTTGCGACAACCCTTCAATCGATACGTCGTCAACATCAGAGCTTCCTATTATCAGGAAACAAAAGATGCCGTGCGGCACATGATAAAAGATCTCGGGCTACGAAAAATCGCGGTTTTCTACCAATATGACACTTACGGATTCGACGGACTCATCGGCGCGGAACTGGCTCTCAAGGAGTTCAATCTCGAACCAGTGGCTCGTGGTTGGTACATTAGAGGCACCGAAGACATTGATGAAGGGTTAGAAAAGATTCGTCAATCCGGAGCTGAAGCCGTTGTCATGATCGGCACCTATGATGCGTGCGCCCGATTCATCAATAAGGCCGGCGAACGCGACTATACACCGGCATTCTACACAGTTTCATTTGTAGGAGCCGAAGAACTGGCACGACGCATCACCACCGACGCACCCGTCAAAGTACTCATGTCGCAAGTTGTCCCACCGCCAATCATAAATCCAGACAACGACATTGACGCGGCCAGCGAATACGTCACTCTTCTGAATCAATATTTTCCGAACGACACTCCGAGCTTTGTCGGACTAGAAGGATTCCTTAACGCCCGAATCATGGTTGAAGGACTGCAAAAGGCAGGACGATTCCTGACCCGCGAAAAATTCATTGATGCCATTGAATCCATCCGGGATTTCAAACTCGGACCGGGCATGTCGATTACCTATGGACCATATGACAGACAGGGGCTTGAAGCCATTCACTTCACCCGACTTCAAGATGGTCGATTCATGCCGTTTTCAGATTGGAAGGGATTGAAGCAGGAATTGGAGGTCATGCCATGA
- a CDS encoding 4Fe-4S dicluster domain-containing protein, which produces MSKTFFIDLTKCTACRGCQVACKQWKKLPAEKTENWGSHQNPKDLSGVTLKLVRFEEVETDGNMDWLFFPEQCRHCIEPPCLDAMTIPGSIVHDQETGAVIYTELTAQEPDKEAFGMSCPYDIPRINEETGQVVKCDMCIDRVKAGMLPACVQTCPTGAMNFGDRDEMLALADKHLEKALKKYPEAELVDIDSVRVIYLVQTDPDSYYESLSADASSIQKKGPLSRKQFLAKLASPLKRMNG; this is translated from the coding sequence ATGAGTAAGACATTCTTCATCGACCTGACCAAGTGTACGGCCTGCCGTGGTTGCCAGGTTGCCTGTAAGCAATGGAAAAAATTGCCCGCTGAAAAGACCGAGAACTGGGGTTCCCACCAAAACCCCAAAGATCTGTCGGGCGTCACCCTAAAACTGGTTCGCTTCGAAGAAGTGGAAACCGACGGCAACATGGACTGGCTGTTCTTCCCCGAACAATGCCGCCATTGTATTGAACCGCCGTGTCTGGATGCCATGACTATTCCCGGCTCCATTGTCCACGATCAGGAAACCGGTGCAGTCATCTACACCGAACTGACCGCTCAGGAACCGGACAAGGAAGCCTTTGGCATGTCCTGTCCCTATGACATCCCCCGGATCAACGAAGAAACCGGCCAGGTGGTCAAATGCGACATGTGCATTGACCGCGTCAAAGCAGGCATGCTGCCTGCCTGCGTGCAGACCTGCCCCACCGGGGCCATGAACTTCGGTGACCGTGACGAAATGCTCGCCCTGGCAGACAAGCATCTGGAGAAAGCACTGAAAAAGTACCCGGAAGCAGAACTTGTCGATATTGACAGCGTGCGCGTCATCTATCTGGTCCAGACCGACCCGGACAGCTATTATGAGTCCCTGTCTGCTGACGCTTCCTCCATCCAGAAAAAGGGCCCCTTGTCCAGAAAGCAATTCCTGGCAAAACTGGCCAGCCCTCTCAAACGGATGAACGGATAA
- the fdnG gene encoding formate dehydrogenase-N subunit alpha has protein sequence MHTNRRNFLKLSAVAATATAFGGLGLGCTAKKAPIADRAEAMKPKWSKQTTTICCYCAVGCGLVVNTSLKDKRAINVEGDPDHPINEGSLCAKGASIWQLAENDRRPDSVLYRAPYSKEFTKVSLSWALEKIAHNVKKSRDETFTYKNAKGQVVNRCDGIASVGSAALDNEECWAYQTMLRSLGLVYVEHQARIUHSATVAALAESFGRGAMTNHWIDIQNSDCILIMGSNAAENHPISFKWVTKAQEKGATLIHVDPRFTRTSAKADMYANLRSGSDIAVLGGMIKYILDKDLIFKEYVVNYTNASFIVGDDYKFDDGIFAGYDPETRTYDKSKWAFAMDAEGNPEKDPTLKDPKCVYQMLKKHYERYNLDQVTSISGMKKEDLIALYETYAATGVGNKAGTIMYAMGWTQHTVGVQNIRSMAMIQLLLGNIGVAGGGVNALRGESNVQGSTDHCLLFHILPGYLKTPKAGQDSLAAYDKAYTPVSNDPKSANWWQNYPKYSASLLKSMWQNDTPADAYQFLPRLDSGAASEYSWLTLFDKMEKGQFKGLFAWGMNPACSGANANKSRRALGNLDWMVNVNIFPNETGWFWEGPDMKPEEIKTEVFFLPCAVSIEKEGSITNSGRWMQWRYKGPDAPHGLKPDGDLMYELMHEIQALYKKDGGAYPEPITRLTWDGIATDGEFDPHKTAKLINGHFTRDIEVKGKQFKKGDLVPSFAYLQADGSTASGNWLYCNSYTDKGNMAARRSLAQTPEQAKVGLYPNFSWCWPVNRRVLYNRASVDLQGKPYNPQKPVIEWNGKKWVGDVPDGGWAPGSKYAFIMRKHGFGQLYGPGRADGPLPEYYEPLECPVKTHPFSGTLHNPTALTFDSEEKAVCDPKYPFVGTTYRVTEHWQTGLMTRNCAWLTECEPQVFVEMSPELAELRGIENGEKVMVDSIRGSIWAKAIVTKRLKPFEVQGTTIHQIGLPWHFGWTWPKDGGDTANILTPSVGDPNTGIPETKAFMVNVRKA, from the coding sequence ATGCATACTAACCGAAGGAACTTCCTCAAGCTCTCCGCTGTCGCGGCCACGGCCACGGCTTTTGGCGGACTCGGGCTTGGCTGTACAGCGAAAAAGGCACCCATTGCCGATCGCGCCGAAGCCATGAAGCCCAAATGGAGCAAACAGACAACGACTATCTGCTGCTACTGTGCAGTGGGTTGCGGTCTCGTCGTCAACACGTCCCTCAAGGACAAGCGGGCCATCAACGTCGAAGGTGACCCGGATCATCCCATCAATGAAGGTTCTCTGTGTGCCAAGGGCGCATCCATCTGGCAGTTGGCTGAAAATGACCGCCGCCCGGATTCCGTCCTGTACAGAGCTCCCTATTCCAAAGAATTCACCAAAGTCTCCTTGAGCTGGGCACTGGAAAAAATCGCCCACAACGTCAAGAAAAGCCGTGACGAAACTTTCACCTACAAGAATGCGAAAGGCCAAGTGGTCAATCGCTGCGACGGTATCGCTTCAGTCGGTTCCGCCGCTCTCGACAACGAGGAGTGCTGGGCTTACCAGACAATGCTCCGCAGCCTTGGTCTGGTGTATGTGGAACACCAGGCTCGTATTTGACACAGCGCAACTGTTGCGGCTCTGGCAGAGTCGTTCGGACGCGGTGCGATGACCAATCACTGGATCGATATCCAGAACTCTGATTGCATTCTTATAATGGGCAGTAACGCTGCCGAAAACCATCCCATCTCTTTCAAGTGGGTGACCAAGGCGCAGGAAAAGGGTGCAACCCTGATCCACGTCGACCCCCGTTTCACCAGGACCTCGGCCAAGGCCGACATGTATGCCAACCTCCGTTCCGGCTCCGACATTGCCGTGCTCGGAGGCATGATAAAATACATCCTGGACAAGGACCTGATCTTCAAGGAGTACGTGGTTAATTACACCAATGCCTCCTTCATCGTCGGTGACGACTACAAATTCGACGATGGTATCTTCGCCGGTTACGATCCAGAAACCAGAACCTACGACAAATCCAAGTGGGCTTTTGCAATGGATGCCGAAGGCAATCCCGAAAAAGACCCCACCCTCAAAGATCCCAAGTGCGTTTACCAGATGCTCAAGAAGCACTATGAACGCTACAATCTGGATCAGGTCACTTCCATCTCCGGTATGAAGAAGGAAGACTTGATCGCCCTGTATGAAACCTATGCTGCAACCGGTGTTGGCAATAAGGCCGGTACCATCATGTACGCCATGGGTTGGACTCAGCACACCGTTGGTGTACAGAACATCCGTTCCATGGCCATGATCCAGCTTCTGCTCGGTAACATTGGTGTGGCCGGCGGCGGCGTCAACGCCCTGCGCGGCGAATCCAACGTTCAGGGTTCCACCGACCACTGTCTGCTGTTCCACATCCTGCCCGGTTACCTGAAGACACCCAAAGCGGGTCAGGACTCATTGGCAGCATATGACAAAGCATACACTCCGGTCTCCAACGATCCCAAATCTGCCAACTGGTGGCAGAATTACCCGAAATACTCCGCTTCTCTGCTCAAATCCATGTGGCAGAATGATACTCCGGCGGATGCATACCAGTTCCTGCCTCGTCTGGACTCCGGTGCTGCCAGTGAATACTCATGGCTCACCCTGTTCGACAAAATGGAAAAGGGACAGTTCAAAGGTCTGTTCGCATGGGGCATGAACCCGGCTTGTTCCGGCGCAAACGCCAACAAAAGTCGCCGTGCCTTGGGCAACCTCGACTGGATGGTCAATGTCAATATCTTCCCCAATGAAACCGGTTGGTTCTGGGAAGGTCCCGACATGAAGCCCGAAGAGATCAAGACTGAAGTCTTCTTCCTGCCCTGCGCAGTCTCCATCGAGAAAGAAGGCTCCATCACCAACTCCGGCCGCTGGATGCAGTGGCGTTACAAAGGCCCTGATGCACCGCACGGTCTCAAGCCGGACGGCGACCTCATGTATGAATTGATGCATGAGATTCAGGCTCTCTACAAAAAAGACGGCGGCGCATACCCCGAGCCGATCACTCGACTCACTTGGGACGGCATCGCCACAGACGGTGAATTCGATCCGCATAAAACCGCCAAGCTCATCAACGGACACTTCACCCGTGATATCGAAGTTAAAGGGAAGCAGTTCAAGAAGGGCGACCTCGTACCGAGCTTCGCATACCTCCAGGCCGATGGTTCAACCGCCTCAGGCAACTGGCTGTACTGTAACTCGTACACCGACAAGGGTAACATGGCCGCACGTCGCAGCCTGGCCCAGACTCCGGAACAGGCGAAAGTCGGCTTGTACCCGAACTTCTCATGGTGCTGGCCGGTTAACCGCCGCGTGTTGTACAACCGCGCTTCCGTCGACCTTCAGGGCAAGCCGTACAATCCCCAAAAGCCGGTCATCGAATGGAACGGCAAAAAATGGGTTGGCGACGTACCTGATGGCGGATGGGCTCCCGGTTCCAAGTACGCCTTCATCATGCGCAAACATGGCTTCGGCCAGCTGTACGGCCCCGGCCGCGCAGACGGACCGCTGCCTGAATACTACGAACCGCTGGAATGTCCGGTCAAAACACACCCATTCTCCGGCACACTGCATAACCCGACGGCCCTTACTTTCGATTCGGAAGAAAAGGCTGTCTGTGATCCCAAATACCCATTCGTCGGCACCACATACCGTGTCACCGAACACTGGCAGACCGGTTTGATGACCAGAAACTGCGCATGGCTTACAGAGTGTGAACCACAGGTGTTTGTTGAAATGAGCCCGGAACTTGCGGAACTCAGAGGTATTGAAAACGGCGAAAAAGTCATGGTTGATTCTATCCGTGGTTCCATCTGGGCCAAGGCTATCGTGACCAAGCGGCTGAAACCGTTCGAAGTTCAGGGAACGACCATTCATCAGATTGGCCTGCCTTGGCACTTCGGCTGGACATGGCCCAAGGACGGCGGCGATACAGCCAATATCCTGACCCCATCCGTCGGCGATCCAAACACCGGCATCCCTGAAACCAAGGCCTTTATGGTCAACGTCCGCAAGGCGTAA
- a CDS encoding IS1595 family transposase, which translates to MSALNSNIMHKTSHIIPADCAPDIAGGFDALLHDDKKARDYLLELTWPTGDPFCPRCGHRKVYTLSGERLRCASCKYTFQPFSGRWINNGALSPSEWLRLIVLFVQECSVHQMKDQLGLSYNTVYKALTAIRFAILGHALDARQLISSATGLDSYLKGNRLTGGPRDMHMDTIPVYGILRRDNIVFIDLVPGFQAETLFHFHMNFHLKLIRTGNLVYTDRYKDYDTLIFCGNDSLPYEIIRRYDEPPHIDAVHDEFWDYAQSRIKKFRGISCQRFPLYMKELEFRFNNRDKSIAEILAAYLCALVPVQE; encoded by the coding sequence ATGTCAGCCTTAAACTCAAACATCATGCACAAGACATCGCATATCATACCCGCAGACTGTGCGCCGGACATTGCCGGTGGATTCGATGCGCTCCTGCATGACGACAAAAAAGCACGGGACTACCTGCTTGAGTTGACATGGCCCACAGGCGATCCTTTCTGCCCAAGATGTGGTCACCGCAAAGTCTACACTCTGTCCGGCGAACGACTTCGGTGTGCCAGTTGCAAATACACCTTCCAGCCATTTTCCGGTCGGTGGATCAACAATGGCGCACTCAGTCCTTCCGAATGGCTGCGACTTATCGTCCTGTTCGTGCAGGAATGTTCGGTTCATCAGATGAAGGATCAACTCGGACTGTCGTATAATACTGTATATAAAGCCCTGACCGCCATCAGGTTCGCCATCCTCGGCCACGCGCTGGATGCTCGGCAGCTCATCAGCTCGGCAACCGGACTTGATTCATATCTTAAAGGCAACCGACTGACTGGTGGCCCGCGGGATATGCACATGGACACCATCCCGGTCTACGGCATCCTGCGCCGTGACAACATTGTCTTCATCGACCTTGTGCCGGGTTTTCAAGCAGAAACATTGTTCCACTTCCACATGAACTTTCACCTGAAGCTCATTCGTACCGGCAATCTCGTCTACACGGACAGATACAAGGATTACGACACGCTCATTTTCTGTGGCAACGATTCACTCCCTTACGAGATCATCCGCCGCTATGACGAACCACCGCACATCGACGCGGTGCATGACGAATTCTGGGACTATGCCCAATCCCGAATCAAGAAATTCCGCGGTATATCCTGCCAGCGATTTCCTCTCTATATGAAGGAACTCGAATTCCGATTCAACAACCGGGATAAATCCATCGCCGAAATACTGGCCGCGTACCTATGCGCACTGGTACCGGTGCAGGAATAA
- a CDS encoding formate dehydrogenase accessory protein FdhE, which yields MEFNVEQYQRRLEKKITQLKGKSYISEELVNLLADVARLQLTARIDATVVLPDDSELAPPEAVFQGMSLIGREMFPHDSAQAADLLLDLIALLEKTGGPLGDGAKIVAKAMEDGEFSPAELFDKFLNDDTKFFASWAERTPDAPKTIAFLAFASLGPSIEAAADILAGKLPEMKVPEVGTCPICGSLPLISSLKEKEGYRHATCSFCRHEYRIKRIACPVCGEDDQKKLTFFTVDEEPGFRVDVCESCKTYIKTIDFRNLDRVAVPVLDDLDSLALDYVAAGQGYKRATLSAWGF from the coding sequence ATGGAATTTAATGTGGAACAATATCAACGGCGGCTTGAAAAAAAGATCACCCAGTTGAAAGGCAAGTCCTATATTTCCGAGGAACTCGTGAACTTGCTGGCCGACGTGGCTCGACTGCAGTTGACGGCGCGCATTGACGCAACTGTGGTGCTGCCGGACGACAGTGAACTGGCCCCGCCGGAAGCTGTGTTTCAGGGCATGTCTCTGATCGGACGCGAAATGTTTCCCCACGACAGCGCTCAGGCCGCGGATCTCCTGCTTGATCTTATCGCCCTGCTTGAAAAGACCGGAGGTCCTTTGGGCGATGGAGCCAAGATTGTGGCCAAAGCCATGGAAGACGGCGAATTCTCTCCTGCGGAGTTATTCGACAAATTCCTTAATGACGACACAAAATTCTTTGCTTCCTGGGCTGAACGGACACCGGATGCACCCAAAACAATTGCATTCCTTGCCTTTGCATCGCTTGGCCCGTCCATCGAAGCTGCGGCCGATATTCTGGCCGGAAAGTTGCCGGAAATGAAGGTACCGGAAGTAGGCACCTGTCCCATCTGTGGTAGCCTGCCGCTCATCTCCTCTCTCAAAGAGAAGGAAGGATACCGGCACGCCACCTGCTCGTTCTGCCGCCATGAGTACAGGATAAAACGCATTGCCTGCCCGGTCTGTGGTGAAGACGACCAAAAGAAGCTGACTTTCTTTACCGTGGATGAAGAACCGGGATTCCGTGTGGATGTCTGTGAATCCTGCAAGACCTATATCAAGACCATTGACTTTCGAAATCTGGACCGTGTAGCCGTACCTGTTCTTGATGATCTGGATTCTTTGGCGCTTGACTATGTTGCTGCAGGTCAGGGATACAAGCGCGCAACGCTTTCTGCTTGGGGATTCTAA